The sequence CTACTACCTGTTGACGTCTCGACATGTTgattaatattactatttgaGAAATCCACGGTTGCGATTGTTGAAGGTCCAAAAAcactattaatattttgaatatccGGAAAAGAATACGATTCAGTCGATTTGACAGAATCGGATGAATCTtcgaaaaatacattttcggtttctaaattataatctGTAGTTGTCTTCGCTGTATTATCGGATACATTATCGATATCGGTATAGCCAATAGTGGAAGTTGGCCATTGTATATCGGTGCGACTTTCGTCTTTTTTCGTCAGATCTAGCAGCGGCGATTCCTCAAAGTGTATCGGCCtttctttcgaaacgaaagaactCACAAGAGACGGTTGCGTCGTTACATGAGAATCTTTAATGACACTGCCGCTAGGCGACAAATCGTCGGAATATTGATAATTCAAACTATCGCTTTCTTGATTGTGAAAGGTGGAAGTTGCGAAGCTAGCCGAAGGTTTCAGATCCGGCGGTAAGTAATTGAAATCGGTGATAGGAGTTGGATTTGGATGAAAGAGTTCATGGTATTCGTTACCACTTTGACTAGGAAATTCGTGATTTTCGAGATTCGACGATCCTGGAGACTGAGCATCGAGAATCGAACTATCAAATGATTCTTTGTGATCTACAGGCTCTTTGCTGATCTCGATCTCATGGCTTTTAGATATGGCACTTACATGTCCTTGATTAATCTCTGTTCCAATGGATCTCTGATCGTCATtaccataaatattataacgctCGTCCTTAACATCAGGACTTTTGTGTACTTGATCAGTTAACGGTGTCACAGGCAAAGCTGGTGATTTGAAATGTTCCACATTTTCGATTGCAGGAGGATTTTGAAACGGCCGAGCAAAGGGTTCTGCTTTGTAAAGGGGAGGTATCGTGTCATGGTACAACAGTGGGTGCGGTAATGCGCTGTTGAAAGGTGTTTGTTCAACAGGTATTTGAGAAAGTTCTGGTATTCTGATTTCATGCGAAGCCGCGTATTGGACGTCGTGATTTCCTTGATTGCTAGGAGGAAGATAACCGTTCGAAAGTTGCGTAGGAAGCGGATACTTGTCCGAATGAAGTCCGCTATCTTGCATCGGAATCCAAGGAACTTTGTTACAAGGATTACAATGTTTCCCTTTATTCGCTGCTACGTAACTACCGCGATTGTCTTTCGGAGTTGGGAAAGCGCGTTGCATACCGTGAAAGATCGTTGAAGGGTTGTAAAATTGTAAGGATGGGCGAGCAGGAAGATTAAGAGATGCATCCGGATGTCCATTAGAAGGAGCTGCCACAGGTGGACCGGCATGTTGAACAGGAGGAAGTGAGCCGGCATGTTGAACAGGAGGAAGTGGGCCGGCATGTTGAACAGGAGGAAGTGGACCGGCATGTTGAACAGGAGGAAATGGACCGATAGAAGAATGCAAAGATGGATCAATTTGAGGTCCAAGTGGAGGATGAAGAGACGGTCCAGGTTGCAAAGCAGGATGCAAATTATATGGTGGAGGGCCGTAAGATTGAGTTAGTGGAGAATAAAGAGGTGGTGGTTCAAGATGCGATGTCTTTAGAGGTGTAGAAGTTGAAGAGACATAATTAAAGGGGTTCAACCAGCTCATCAATTGTGTAAAGTATCCTGGAGATTCCGCTGCCGAAGGATTTGCTACTCTTCCAGACCTCACCGGATAAGGTTTCGGTATTGGAGGTGGGactaaatattcatttaatccGACCCTTCTACTGCGCCGAATAATATTTGGACCATTATCGAAGGATGGTTCACTTGGATCATTTTTCAAGCATGATGACGTACTGCATGCAAAAACGAGCAGTGATAGCGTTAACGTAACCTAAAAGCATATAAGTTGTTAATTGGATTAAAGATGAACACCGAACTTAAAccgtttttattattatatttatatattttacatacagaTAGTTTCTAGTACGAAACTATGCGcgatatagaaaatttcatgttttagaatattcgataaatacgttgaatttatcgaaacattttgatGCATTTCATGagaaataagatatattttattcaatgataattaaaataaatacatcgcATTCCTAACAGCAGATGAAAATTCATGAACGAATACGCTTAGAAAAGCTTGTGCACTTCTCACAATGGTCAATAACCATGGAAAATAAACACAGGGTAAACTAAAGTGGGTCACTTCCTGAGGAACATTCATTACCGCTCTGAATTATGCCAGAACTATGTAGTTTCACTTGGATTAGACAATTACACTAATTTTTCGTATTCTCCTACttatattagtaattatatatataaatattcttcttctatcgtctcatatgtaattaattacgtctcatgtgtattaattattgattcGATGAGACATAAATATTTGGGAAAGTAATCGAACTTTACCATAATCTCCAGCAGAAGGTAAAACTCATAGACGTAGGTGATAAGAAAACTTTCTAATATGAAAATCTTTGTTTAATTTAGTCTAGAAATAAGATGTTTGATAGAAATTgaatgaattttgtaaaagttgCAATAAAGAATTAAGCAGAAACATTTCTGCAACATGATAAAGAGTAAGGAATAATTAGTAGCCTTCATCTTCGTTATTGTGTTTGTAAG comes from Bombus pyrosoma isolate SC7728 linkage group LG2, ASM1482585v1, whole genome shotgun sequence and encodes:
- the LOC122577770 gene encoding uncharacterized protein LOC122577770; the protein is MDLHNSMRNMNLLRVTLTLSLLVFACSTSSCLKNDPSEPSFDNGPNIIRRSRRVGLNEYLVPPPIPKPYPVRSGRVANPSAAESPGYFTQLMSWLNPFNYVSSTSTPLKTSHLEPPPLYSPLTQSYGPPPYNLHPALQPGPSLHPPLGPQIDPSLHSSIGPFPPVQHAGPLPPVQHAGPLPPVQHAGSLPPVQHAGPPVAAPSNGHPDASLNLPARPSLQFYNPSTIFHGMQRAFPTPKDNRGSYVAANKGKHCNPCNKVPWIPMQDSGLHSDKYPLPTQLSNGYLPPSNQGNHDVQYAASHEIRIPELSQIPVEQTPFNSALPHPLLYHDTIPPLYKAEPFARPFQNPPAIENVEHFKSPALPVTPLTDQVHKSPDVKDERYNIYGNDDQRSIGTEINQGHVSAISKSHEIEISKEPVDHKESFDSSILDAQSPGSSNLENHEFPSQSGNEYHELFHPNPTPITDFNYLPPDLKPSASFATSTFHNQESDSLNYQYSDDLSPSGSVIKDSHVTTQPSLVSSFVSKERPIHFEESPLLDLTKKDESRTDIQWPTSTIGYTDIDNVSDNTAKTTTDYNLETENVFFEDSSDSVKSTESYSFPDIQNINSVFGPSTIATVDFSNSNINQHVETSTGSREYTNQQDVSYIPPSGQAGYLWPSLLINAPNLRNHSSKNHGSLNHLARWNNSFLGNKNSEKQESIDTKDTRDTLQKPQNMKRNKQVQVIIPYTSEYTPIPFQQSYGDWSIKTNFERTQPRKVPSRTGLNADNYLQQESRNDIRVVNQFQSQFNVNNSKKLNVQSIRPSSTTVEDSKSTTTRPNTSIDVRRLQKNIDNWTIQEYSRPTTSSTILPSSLHPYLSPSKKIPTEYLTTTEPADRINESKEHNEIVKTYSLAGFSFNEIEHEGSASNRIEENQSAVKVLRIDKPKVTINDLHSVDKPTIEEKSTWKSDSVSISSINKERVYVVTPQPISQIPPENDMENRKEQGKTEQPEQTSESTASDISNSKNNFSEFEAIEKAYQVLPQAVNNLAVASTGKENIPLWGIMEHEEFASLNLNENDEEAAEDIVDGPILYSGHSKVSRAKR